The following proteins come from a genomic window of Acinetobacter sp. SAAs474:
- a CDS encoding methylated-DNA--[protein]-cysteine S-methyltransferase: MSENINYIRIAKAIEYIHQNFKQQPSLSEIAQHVHLSQAHFQRIFTEWAGVSPKKFLQYISVEYAKSILKQNPKNSLLDATFATGFSSPSRLHDLFIQIEGMTPAEYKNGGASLQINYQFAVTVFGCILVATTVKGICYMVFTEDDDQALLQLKQQFPKAKFNHQIDELQRKAIGVLQSDDQNLSEIKLHLKGSAFQLKVWESLLKIPMGQLTTYAAIATEIGQHNASRAVGTAIGRNPVAFLIPCHRVIQSSGHLGGYRWGTTRKTAMIGWEGAKTDRV, encoded by the coding sequence ATGTCAGAAAATATCAACTATATTCGCATTGCCAAAGCGATTGAATATATTCATCAGAATTTTAAACAACAACCGAGTTTATCTGAAATCGCCCAACATGTTCATCTTAGTCAAGCTCATTTTCAAAGAATTTTTACAGAGTGGGCAGGGGTTAGTCCTAAAAAATTCTTACAATATATTAGTGTGGAATACGCTAAATCGATATTAAAGCAAAACCCAAAAAATAGTCTGCTGGATGCGACTTTTGCAACAGGCTTTTCAAGTCCTAGTCGTTTACATGATCTATTTATACAAATAGAAGGAATGACACCTGCTGAATATAAAAATGGTGGGGCGTCTTTGCAGATTAATTATCAGTTTGCAGTAACCGTTTTTGGCTGTATTTTAGTTGCCACAACCGTAAAAGGTATTTGTTATATGGTATTTACTGAAGATGATGATCAGGCTTTATTACAATTAAAACAACAGTTTCCCAAAGCAAAATTTAACCATCAAATAGATGAATTACAACGTAAAGCAATTGGTGTTTTACAATCAGATGATCAAAACTTATCTGAAATCAAATTACATTTAAAAGGTAGCGCATTTCAACTTAAGGTTTGGGAAAGTTTACTTAAAATTCCTATGGGACAATTAACGACTTATGCAGCAATTGCGACAGAGATTGGTCAGCATAATGCCTCACGTGCGGTTGGAACAGCAATAGGCCGTAATCCTGTGGCATTTCTTATCCCATGTCATCGTGTGATTCAATCTAGTGGACATTTGGGGGGGTATCGCTGGGGAACAACGCGAAAAACAGCGATGATTGGTTGGGAAGGAGCAAAAACAGATCGAGTTTAA
- a CDS encoding putative oxygenase MesX codes for MNNKFACSIKRIRFDENYEPADNTRLTTNFANLARGESRQENLRRTLAMINNRFNSLATCDNAKADRYSLEIDIISAELDIEGNGQTFPFIEMLKSTIIDHHTHERIEGMIGNSFSSYVRDYDFSVLLLAQGYQGSEKPENFGDLHGKLYQHLVHSAAFKAEFKKQPVICLSVSTTKTYYRTANIHPVLGVEYKQDEYSRTDDYFKKMGLTVRYFKPENGNAPLAFYFSGDLLRDYTDFELISAISTMESFQKIYRPEIYNTNATAGLVYQPSLQYQDYSLTQIVYDRVERGQLAVKQGQWTEENFIKPYHDILEQWAAEFTINNNADQEQAA; via the coding sequence ATGAATAATAAATTTGCATGTTCAATTAAGCGTATTCGTTTTGACGAAAACTATGAACCAGCGGATAACACACGTTTGACAACTAACTTTGCCAATTTAGCACGTGGTGAAAGTCGTCAGGAGAATCTTCGCAGAACTTTAGCGATGATCAATAATCGTTTTAATTCTTTAGCAACTTGTGATAATGCTAAGGCTGATCGTTATTCACTTGAAATCGATATTATTTCTGCAGAGCTGGATATTGAAGGTAATGGTCAAACATTTCCGTTTATTGAAATGTTAAAAAGCACCATTATAGATCATCATACTCATGAACGTATTGAAGGTATGATTGGCAATAGTTTTTCTTCTTATGTACGTGATTATGACTTTAGTGTACTGCTGTTGGCACAGGGTTATCAAGGCAGTGAAAAACCAGAAAATTTTGGTGATTTACATGGCAAACTGTATCAACATTTGGTTCACTCAGCAGCTTTTAAGGCTGAGTTTAAAAAACAGCCTGTTATTTGTTTAAGTGTTTCAACGACAAAAACCTACTATCGTACAGCAAATATACATCCTGTATTGGGCGTAGAATATAAACAAGATGAATATTCACGTACAGATGATTATTTTAAAAAAATGGGATTAACTGTTCGATATTTTAAACCTGAAAATGGTAATGCACCATTAGCGTTTTATTTCTCAGGTGATTTATTACGTGATTACACCGATTTTGAATTGATCAGTGCAATTAGTACCATGGAAAGTTTTCAAAAAATTTATCGTCCTGAAATTTACAATACCAATGCAACGGCCGGTTTGGTGTATCAACCAAGTTTACAATACCAAGATTATTCATTGACTCAGATTGTGTATGACCGTGTTGAACGTGGTCAACTTGCTGTTAAACAGGGACAATGGACAGAAGAAAACTTTATCAAACCTTATCACGATATTCTTGAGCAATGGGCTGCTGAATTTACAATTAACAATAATGCTGATCAAGAACAAGCTGCGTAA
- a CDS encoding lytic transglycosylase domain-containing protein, with protein sequence MIKKLFNCLFYLLISPNIVFIAAHSYAENIYQYKDTVTGSTLLTNKKHQQRTLTRVKVTYYPDSNIHHYQNWGKSEASVLPSFHGNKNAFDAIIQQAAQQHKIAEGLIKAVMHTESGFNIYARSPVGAQGLMQLMPATAKRFNVTQPYDPYQNIMAGAQYLSWLLRRFNGNIPLALAGYNAGEGNVSKYGGIPPFKETQDYVQRVMSRFKNLYSQTDLSSFSSQSALPALNLASKIVYQQSAQRDPSIRTYATQHATASASITVLD encoded by the coding sequence ATGATAAAAAAATTATTCAATTGCTTATTTTATCTTTTGATAAGCCCAAATATAGTATTCATCGCAGCACATAGCTATGCAGAAAATATTTATCAATATAAAGATACGGTCACAGGTAGCACCTTATTAACCAATAAAAAACATCAGCAACGGACGCTAACACGTGTAAAAGTAACTTATTATCCTGACAGTAATATCCATCACTATCAAAATTGGGGGAAATCTGAAGCATCAGTTCTGCCCAGTTTTCATGGCAATAAAAATGCATTCGATGCGATTATTCAACAAGCTGCGCAGCAGCATAAAATAGCTGAAGGTTTAATCAAAGCAGTGATGCATACCGAATCAGGGTTTAATATTTATGCTCGCTCACCTGTGGGTGCACAAGGATTAATGCAACTGATGCCAGCAACAGCTAAACGCTTTAATGTTACACAGCCCTATGATCCCTATCAGAATATTATGGCTGGTGCACAATATTTATCTTGGCTGTTACGCCGCTTTAATGGCAATATACCGCTGGCACTGGCTGGATATAATGCAGGTGAAGGTAATGTAAGCAAATATGGCGGTATTCCACCATTTAAAGAAACACAAGACTATGTGCAACGCGTCATGAGTCGTTTTAAAAATTTATATAGCCAAACTGATCTATCATCATTCTCATCTCAGTCTGCATTACCCGCATTAAACCTCGCCTCTAAAATTGTCTACCAGCAGTCAGCGCAGCGTGATCCATCTATACGAACCTATGCCACACAACATGCAACAGCATCTGCATCAATTACGGTTTTAGATTAG
- a CDS encoding SCP2 sterol-binding domain-containing protein: MPAFLSEDWFATVDALTAEVGELNLPPALANLAINLVVTDASGNIELALDGGKIKKGLSPNAKTTLNMDAETLRKVFLEFDMAAAMQAFMTGKIKVQGDMSQLMALQTAKPSPEQKGLFKRILEQTV, encoded by the coding sequence ATGCCTGCTTTTTTATCTGAAGATTGGTTTGCAACAGTTGATGCCTTAACGGCTGAAGTCGGTGAGTTAAACTTACCACCTGCATTGGCAAACCTTGCAATTAATTTAGTGGTTACAGATGCTTCAGGTAATATTGAGTTAGCATTAGATGGCGGTAAAATTAAAAAAGGCTTGTCTCCAAATGCCAAAACAACACTAAATATGGATGCAGAAACTTTACGTAAAGTATTCTTAGAGTTTGATATGGCAGCCGCAATGCAAGCATTTATGACAGGCAAAATCAAAGTACAAGGCGATATGTCACAATTAATGGCATTACAAACTGCAAAGCCAAGTCCAGAACAAAAAGGATTGTTTAAGCGCATTCTTGAACAAACGGTTTAA
- a CDS encoding transglycosylase SLT domain-containing protein, translated as MRSSSTSGSRLSLNSIIHSLPAKALILSTVIFPFHSINASKTAQQFNTVINQNKLIVVAVENPSTIFDKGTHRHGFGYDLVRNYANSLNVKLEFKTVKDNATALKMVDVGQANFAMTTANIYAVEKRNLTSFSATCGDLNTLTKNGFNPELNWVFKFANDPLSQNASAYICRNKQNGSIQQLASFYNRNIVKDESWNIIQRDLSKRMPIYKASFKKTAATYDIDWHLLAAIGYQESYLKPNSVSPTGVRGIMMLTNGTAKAMGVNDRTNPSQSIEGGAKYYDQLLTRYASIPYPDRNWYALVAYNMGPGAVGQIQQRLKGQGKNPNNWVNLYSYLEQNKRANSRYGQAVQYVTRIRAYLEHIKTTPQLVSI; from the coding sequence ATGCGTAGTAGTTCAACCTCTGGGTCGAGGCTTAGCCTTAACTCAATTATCCATTCACTCCCAGCAAAAGCTTTAATACTCAGTACGGTTATTTTTCCATTTCACAGTATTAATGCCAGTAAGACAGCACAGCAATTCAACACTGTCATCAATCAAAATAAATTGATTGTCGTTGCTGTTGAAAATCCAAGTACCATTTTTGATAAAGGTACCCATCGCCATGGCTTTGGTTATGATTTAGTTCGTAATTATGCCAATAGTTTAAATGTTAAACTAGAGTTTAAAACCGTTAAAGATAATGCAACAGCACTCAAAATGGTGGATGTCGGTCAAGCTAATTTTGCCATGACCACAGCAAACATTTATGCTGTAGAAAAAAGGAATCTCACCTCCTTTTCTGCAACATGTGGTGATTTAAATACACTGACTAAAAATGGCTTTAATCCAGAACTCAATTGGGTATTTAAGTTTGCCAATGATCCATTAAGTCAAAATGCCAGTGCATATATTTGTCGTAATAAGCAAAATGGTTCTATCCAGCAGCTTGCGTCATTTTATAATCGTAATATTGTCAAAGATGAATCATGGAATATCATTCAACGTGATCTCAGTAAACGCATGCCGATATATAAAGCCAGTTTTAAAAAGACTGCAGCAACATATGATATCGACTGGCATTTATTGGCTGCGATTGGTTATCAAGAATCATATTTAAAACCAAACTCTGTTTCTCCCACAGGTGTACGTGGTATTATGATGCTCACCAATGGTACAGCAAAAGCTATGGGCGTAAATGATCGTACAAATCCATCACAGAGTATTGAAGGTGGAGCAAAATATTATGATCAACTGCTCACACGCTATGCCAGTATTCCTTATCCAGATCGCAATTGGTATGCTCTGGTTGCATATAACATGGGACCTGGTGCCGTAGGCCAAATTCAGCAGCGTTTAAAAGGTCAAGGTAAAAACCCTAATAATTGGGTAAACTTATATTCTTATTTAGAGCAAAATAAAAGAGCCAATAGTCGTTATGGTCAAGCAGTTCAATATGTGACTCGTATTCGTGCGTACTTAGAACATATCAAGACCACACCACAATTGGTGAGTATTTAA
- the htpX gene encoding protease HtpX — protein MMRIGLFLLTNLAVLVVAGIILSLFGVGSYHGAGGLNLGNLLVICLVFGMVGSLISLFMSKWMAKKTTGTELIDPSAPRNQAEAWLLQEVAQLSQRAGIQMPEVGIFPSYQSNAFATGWNKNDALVAVSTGLLERMNKDELRAVLAHEIGHVANGDMVTLALIQGVVNAFVMFFARVVGDFIDRNVFGREEGEAPGLSYFIITIVLDIVFGILASTIVMWFSRHREYRADEAGARLAGKQAMISALLRLQAESEMPDAMPKEMKAFAIAEGKEQGFSLAALFHTHPSIEQRVAALQQLNLP, from the coding sequence ATGATGCGGATTGGTTTGTTCTTGCTAACCAACCTCGCGGTACTGGTTGTAGCTGGCATAATTTTGTCACTCTTCGGTGTCGGTAGTTACCATGGCGCGGGTGGCTTAAATTTAGGCAATCTTTTGGTTATCTGTCTTGTCTTCGGTATGGTTGGTTCTTTAATTTCACTATTCATGTCGAAGTGGATGGCAAAGAAAACTACAGGTACTGAACTCATTGACCCGAGCGCTCCTCGTAATCAAGCTGAAGCATGGTTATTACAAGAAGTCGCGCAACTTTCTCAACGTGCAGGCATTCAAATGCCAGAAGTAGGTATTTTCCCTTCTTATCAATCTAATGCATTTGCAACGGGTTGGAATAAGAATGATGCCTTGGTCGCTGTTTCGACAGGCCTACTTGAGCGTATGAATAAAGATGAATTACGTGCTGTTCTTGCCCATGAAATTGGCCATGTTGCCAATGGTGATATGGTAACACTGGCATTAATTCAAGGTGTGGTAAACGCTTTTGTCATGTTCTTTGCCCGCGTTGTAGGTGACTTTATTGATCGTAATGTCTTCGGACGTGAAGAAGGTGAAGCACCAGGTTTAAGTTATTTTATCATTACCATTGTACTGGATATCGTCTTTGGTATTTTAGCCTCTACCATCGTGATGTGGTTCTCACGTCATCGTGAATACCGTGCAGACGAAGCAGGTGCACGTTTGGCAGGTAAACAAGCCATGATTTCAGCATTATTACGTTTACAAGCCGAATCAGAAATGCCAGATGCAATGCCAAAAGAAATGAAAGCTTTTGCAATTGCTGAAGGTAAAGAACAAGGATTTAGCTTAGCAGCACTGTTCCACACTCATCCAAGTATTGAACAACGTGTTGCAGCATTACAACAGTTAAATCTACCTTGA
- the ttcA gene encoding tRNA 2-thiocytidine(32) synthetase TtcA, producing the protein MYSPVEFDQGFNFKPELPTSSAYYRLLKKLRRQVGHAIRDFKMIEEGDKVMVCISGGKDSYTLLDILLQFKRIAPINFEVIAVNLDQKQPGFPEDVLPRYLEENKIPYYILEKDTYSITKRLTPEGKTYCAVCSRLRRGSLYGFAQEIGATKVALGHHRDDILATFFLNLFHGGSLKAMPPKLLSSDKKNILIRPLAYVEEKDIIKYAEMRKFPIIPCNLCGSQENLQRAILNDMLRSWDKDYPKRLHSIFGALQNVSPSQLADRELFDFEALDAQREFDFKGSSTINDEEEASKRINMVNLGFVAD; encoded by the coding sequence ATGTACTCGCCAGTTGAGTTCGATCAAGGATTTAATTTTAAGCCAGAACTACCAACAAGCTCTGCGTATTATCGTTTGTTGAAAAAGCTCCGTCGCCAAGTTGGACATGCCATTCGTGATTTTAAAATGATCGAAGAGGGTGATAAGGTCATGGTGTGTATTTCTGGTGGTAAAGACAGTTATACCTTGCTTGATATTTTGTTGCAATTTAAACGCATTGCGCCGATCAACTTTGAGGTGATAGCAGTTAATCTTGACCAGAAACAGCCTGGTTTCCCAGAAGATGTCTTACCACGTTATCTAGAAGAAAATAAAATTCCATATTATATTCTCGAGAAAGATACCTATAGTATTACCAAACGTCTCACGCCTGAAGGAAAAACCTACTGTGCAGTATGTTCACGTTTGCGCCGTGGTTCATTGTATGGTTTTGCACAAGAAATTGGCGCAACTAAAGTTGCCTTAGGTCACCATCGTGATGATATTTTAGCGACATTTTTCTTAAACTTATTTCATGGTGGTAGCTTAAAAGCCATGCCACCTAAATTACTATCGTCAGATAAAAAAAATATCTTGATTCGTCCACTGGCTTATGTCGAAGAAAAAGATATTATTAAGTATGCAGAAATGCGTAAATTTCCGATTATTCCATGTAATTTATGTGGTTCTCAGGAAAACTTACAACGTGCCATATTAAATGATATGTTACGTAGCTGGGATAAAGACTATCCAAAACGGTTGCATAGTATTTTTGGTGCATTACAAAATGTATCACCATCACAACTGGCAGATCGTGAGTTATTTGATTTTGAAGCATTAGATGCACAGCGTGAATTTGACTTTAAAGGCTCATCCACAATTAATGATGAAGAAGAGGCCAGCAAACGTATTAATATGGTCAATTTAGGTTTTGTTGCTGATTAA
- the greB gene encoding transcription elongation factor GreB, translated as MNRKLLTSEGYQRLQDELNDLVRRERPEITKIVAWAASLGDRSENADYHYNKRKLREIDRRIRYLTKLFEVARKVDYSPEQEGKAYFGAWIELENDAGDTIKFRIVGDEEIYLRKDYISLQSPMAKACLGKSVDDEVQVITPTGRKNWYICNIVYES; from the coding sequence TTGAATCGTAAATTATTAACTTCAGAAGGTTATCAACGTTTACAAGATGAATTAAATGACTTGGTTCGTAGAGAACGACCCGAGATTACTAAAATTGTTGCATGGGCTGCCAGTCTTGGTGATCGATCTGAAAATGCTGATTATCACTATAATAAAAGAAAATTACGCGAAATTGATCGTAGAATTAGATATTTAACAAAGCTGTTTGAAGTCGCTCGTAAGGTTGATTATAGTCCTGAACAAGAGGGTAAAGCTTATTTTGGTGCATGGATTGAATTAGAAAATGATGCGGGCGATACCATTAAATTTCGCATTGTGGGTGATGAAGAAATTTACCTACGTAAAGATTATATTTCCCTGCAATCACCTATGGCCAAAGCATGTCTAGGTAAGTCTGTTGATGATGAAGTACAGGTGATCACACCAACAGGTCGAAAAAACTGGTATATCTGTAATATTGTTTATGAAAGTTAA
- the mgtE gene encoding magnesium transporter, with translation MSYNNFLYLLNDALEKNHISLALESVKTFHAEDLSDLLTQLPLQNSQTLLIHLTNRVDVFSCFSPEYQATLAKVMPRNVLAEIIGEMSSDKRVDVYKRLDTSQQNALLPALAQAEREDIRQLASYVEGTAGAIMSSEYATLKPNMSVEDAIKMLRTEAPDTETIYCSYVLDETRKLLGVISLKELILAQEHQVISELMTTNIVSAAVNADQDEVAKIIARYDLLALPIVDDHGVMVGIVTYDDAMDVASEEATEDFLKVGAVNGSSKFSLKSAPLFQLYTKRVYWLVILVFGSLLSGIGIAHYEDIIAEHIVLVFFLPLLVGSGGNAGSQSSTLMVRALATGDVQFKDWFYLLGRECLVALGLGLTMAVAVSLLGFYRGDEFVALVLALSMTGIVLLGCLIGMSLPFLLNKMGLDPASASAPLVTSICDAMGVLVYLFIASIILF, from the coding sequence ATGAGCTATAACAATTTCTTATATTTATTAAATGATGCATTAGAAAAAAATCATATTTCACTTGCACTAGAATCAGTAAAAACATTTCATGCTGAAGATTTGTCTGATCTTTTAACCCAGCTTCCGTTACAAAATAGTCAGACTTTACTGATCCATTTAACCAATCGTGTTGATGTTTTTTCATGCTTTTCTCCCGAATATCAGGCCACTTTAGCCAAGGTAATGCCACGGAATGTTTTGGCCGAAATTATTGGAGAAATGTCTTCAGATAAACGTGTTGATGTTTATAAACGTTTAGACACCAGTCAACAAAATGCATTATTACCCGCTTTAGCTCAGGCAGAACGAGAAGATATCCGTCAATTGGCTTCTTATGTTGAAGGCACAGCAGGCGCCATTATGAGCTCTGAATATGCCACATTAAAACCCAATATGTCGGTTGAAGATGCAATTAAAATGCTGCGGACTGAAGCACCTGATACAGAAACCATTTATTGCTCTTATGTCCTTGATGAAACCCGAAAATTATTGGGGGTAATTTCGTTAAAAGAATTAATTTTAGCGCAGGAACATCAAGTTATTAGTGAATTAATGACGACCAATATTGTTTCTGCTGCTGTAAATGCCGATCAGGATGAAGTGGCAAAAATTATTGCACGTTATGACTTATTGGCTTTACCTATTGTTGATGATCATGGTGTTATGGTGGGTATTGTAACGTATGATGATGCTATGGATGTGGCCAGTGAAGAAGCAACCGAAGATTTTTTAAAAGTGGGGGCTGTCAATGGATCATCTAAATTTAGTCTTAAATCTGCACCATTATTTCAACTCTATACCAAACGCGTCTATTGGCTAGTGATTCTGGTTTTTGGTAGTTTATTGTCGGGTATTGGTATTGCGCATTATGAAGATATTATTGCTGAACATATCGTCTTGGTATTTTTCCTGCCACTGTTGGTTGGCAGTGGCGGAAATGCTGGTTCGCAGTCTTCGACTTTAATGGTGCGAGCTTTGGCGACAGGGGATGTGCAGTTTAAAGATTGGTTTTATTTACTTGGCCGTGAATGTTTGGTCGCCTTGGGATTGGGATTAACCATGGCAGTTGCCGTTTCTTTGCTTGGATTTTATCGTGGTGATGAATTTGTTGCATTGGTTTTAGCCTTAAGTATGACCGGTATTGTACTGTTGGGCTGCTTGATTGGTATGAGTTTGCCTTTTTTATTAAATAAGATGGGGTTAGATCCTGCGAGTGCATCAGCACCTTTGGTGACATCGATTTGTGACGCAATGGGCGTGTTGGTGTATTTATTTATTGCATCGATCATTTTATTTTAA
- a CDS encoding alpha-ketoglutarate-dependent dioxygenase AlkB, producing MDLFKQHNQLENLLPDDGHALYFGPILSGLQADRYFQSLLQSIAWQHDEAIIYGKHIITKRQVAWYGDQPFGYTYSRITKHALAWTPALLELKHIVEQVTHEKFNSCLLNLYHDGQQAMSWHSDAEIDLRKNGTIASLSLGAERKFVFKHKVSKEKIELWLAHGSLLVMKGLTQTHWLHCLAPSKRITTARINLTFRQMNNKNSLSHQ from the coding sequence ATGGATCTATTTAAGCAACACAATCAACTTGAAAATTTGTTACCTGATGATGGTCACGCTCTATATTTCGGCCCAATTTTGTCAGGATTGCAAGCTGATCGTTATTTTCAGTCATTATTACAGTCAATTGCTTGGCAACATGATGAAGCGATTATTTATGGAAAGCATATTATTACCAAACGTCAAGTTGCTTGGTATGGTGATCAGCCATTTGGCTATACCTATTCAAGAATAACCAAACATGCGCTGGCTTGGACTCCAGCATTACTTGAATTGAAGCATATCGTCGAACAAGTGACCCATGAAAAATTTAATTCCTGTTTACTCAACCTATATCATGATGGCCAACAAGCGATGTCGTGGCATAGTGATGCAGAAATTGATTTAAGAAAAAATGGTACAATTGCATCACTGAGTTTAGGTGCTGAAAGAAAATTTGTTTTTAAACATAAAGTCAGTAAAGAAAAGATTGAATTATGGCTAGCGCATGGCAGCTTATTGGTGATGAAAGGTTTAACACAAACACACTGGTTACATTGTTTAGCGCCCAGTAAACGAATTACGACAGCACGAATTAACTTAACGTTTCGACAAATGAATAATAAAAATTCGCTATCACATCAATAA
- a CDS encoding TonB-dependent receptor produces MTIVHNFRVSLLSFMIVMAIQDTQAADIINTSQIVSASLPTMTIEAMDDGDPIKTYVDYKQANVTRNGLDKKDVPQTIDTIDVSKYKIYGENDLSVMLQGTPGVSTSYDMRGDGIMLRGFSADSGDIYRDGVRESGQVRRSTANVERIEILKGPASVLYGRSAGGGVINMVTKYANFDSKSSIGAYVGSDNNVGGTIDINQILNNNWAIRLVGEKSDTNSFRSGIGSNQDMLSPSMTYRSDDQTLIWTTEYTDDRLNRIPDRGPSYDNLPAETSIKMGFAQDNDYVDDLLKTARTDIKYEFFPNWKAHWSLSHREAQQNFDHFYLGSICTSDVTPTKTNKGCYKGYINQVYYWQQTTNKTTASTFDITAEFYTKVLKHNVLIGLDWSYEQREPLLSNKNSDGSLIYGFVHPLTGDRFNHRGTGHLITSHNYNEGTNYGIFLQDLISLNDKYKLMLGLRYDTYQTKTTNKLESSADYGASKQIKSHTVSPNIGFIWQPIPAHSLYASYSRSFVPFGGNMSVNVVSATTDLDAFNQDPQYLDQYEVGIKSDWLNEKFSTQFSAYHIKKHNIKGHEDPDDDNSPYIIIGENISKGAEFSFIGQIFDQLYLRGGYGYTDATISKNKRDESLVGNDLRNVSKNTGNLFIRYLPYEKLYSEVGVTYTGSYYTTDNNNLKMPHWTRIDTAIGYKDNHWGATFAVTNVANKTYWRSSAMPGTPRNYLFRINYFF; encoded by the coding sequence ATGACTATTGTTCACAATTTTCGTGTAAGTCTTCTCAGTTTTATGATTGTCATGGCCATTCAAGACACTCAAGCCGCAGATATTATCAACACTTCTCAAATTGTCTCCGCCAGCTTACCAACCATGACAATCGAAGCTATGGATGACGGTGACCCCATAAAAACTTATGTCGATTATAAACAAGCAAATGTGACTCGAAATGGTCTAGACAAAAAGGATGTTCCTCAAACAATTGATACTATTGATGTTTCAAAATACAAAATTTATGGTGAAAATGATTTAAGTGTCATGCTACAAGGAACACCAGGTGTTTCAACCAGCTATGATATGCGTGGCGATGGTATTATGCTTCGTGGATTTAGTGCTGATTCTGGAGATATCTACAGAGATGGTGTTCGTGAAAGCGGGCAAGTTCGTCGTAGTACGGCGAATGTTGAACGGATTGAAATACTTAAAGGTCCTGCTTCTGTACTATATGGGCGTAGTGCTGGAGGTGGTGTGATTAATATGGTCACAAAGTATGCCAATTTTGATTCAAAAAGTTCTATTGGTGCCTATGTTGGAAGTGATAATAATGTAGGTGGAACAATTGATATCAATCAAATTTTAAATAATAACTGGGCTATTCGTTTAGTAGGAGAAAAATCAGATACAAATAGTTTTCGATCGGGTATTGGATCAAATCAAGACATGCTATCACCCAGCATGACATATCGTAGTGATGATCAAACATTAATATGGACGACAGAATATACCGATGACAGGCTCAATCGAATACCTGATCGTGGACCCTCTTATGATAATCTACCTGCAGAAACATCGATTAAAATGGGCTTTGCACAAGATAATGATTATGTAGATGATCTTCTAAAAACAGCAAGAACAGATATTAAATACGAATTCTTCCCCAATTGGAAAGCACATTGGAGTTTAAGTCATAGAGAAGCACAACAAAATTTTGATCACTTTTATTTGGGCTCAATCTGTACGAGCGATGTAACACCAACAAAAACCAATAAAGGTTGTTATAAAGGTTATATTAATCAAGTTTATTATTGGCAACAAACAACCAATAAAACCACAGCAAGTACTTTTGATATCACGGCTGAATTTTATACCAAGGTACTTAAACATAACGTATTAATAGGACTAGATTGGTCTTATGAGCAAAGAGAACCTTTGCTTTCAAATAAAAATAGCGACGGTTCTTTAATTTATGGTTTTGTTCATCCATTAACAGGAGACAGATTTAATCATCGAGGCACTGGACATTTAATAACGTCTCATAATTACAATGAGGGCACTAATTACGGTATATTTTTACAAGATCTCATCAGCTTAAATGATAAATATAAGTTAATGTTGGGCTTACGATATGATACCTATCAGACCAAAACAACAAATAAATTAGAAAGTTCAGCAGATTACGGTGCATCCAAACAAATCAAAAGTCATACGGTTAGTCCTAATATTGGCTTTATTTGGCAACCTATACCAGCACATAGTCTATATGCATCCTATAGCCGTAGTTTTGTACCTTTTGGAGGTAATATGTCTGTCAATGTTGTTTCAGCAACGACAGATTTAGATGCTTTTAATCAGGATCCACAATATTTAGATCAATATGAAGTGGGTATAAAAAGTGACTGGTTAAATGAAAAATTCAGCACACAATTTTCTGCTTACCATATTAAAAAGCATAATATTAAAGGTCATGAAGATCCTGATGATGATAATTCTCCTTATATTATTATTGGCGAAAACATATCAAAAGGTGCTGAATTTAGCTTTATTGGGCAAATTTTCGACCAGCTATATCTTAGGGGAGGCTATGGCTACACAGATGCTACAATCTCTAAAAATAAACGCGATGAAAGTTTAGTGGGTAATGATCTAAGAAATGTATCAAAAAATACAGGAAATTTATTTATACGCTATTTGCCTTATGAAAAACTATATAGTGAAGTTGGGGTAACCTATACAGGTTCATATTATACAACCGATAACAATAACTTGAAAATGCCTCACTGGACACGCATAGATACGGCGATTGGCTATAAAGATAATCATTGGGGCGCAACATTTGCAGTAACCAATGTTGCCAATAAAACATATTGGCGCTCATCTGCTATGCCAGGTACACCACGGAATTACTTATTTAGAATCAACTATTTCTTCTAA